Proteins encoded within one genomic window of Rossellomorea vietnamensis:
- a CDS encoding alanine/glycine:cation symporter family protein, whose protein sequence is MEEFVGKLVGILWSPVMIYFCLGVGLLFSILTKFLQVRLIKDMIVQMFKGGSSSAGVSSFQALALSLSGRVGTGNIAGTATAIAFGGPGAVFWMWAIAFIGASSAFIESTLAQIYKVKQDGEYRGGPAYYIEKGIGWKWYAVLFSFATLLAMSILMPGIQSNSIALGLENAFGLNTTVTGIGLVVLIGVIIFGGVKRIAGVASYVVPFMAIAYILLSLIIVGMNIAEIPAVFGLIFRSAFGADSVFGGIIGMAVSWGVKRGIYSNEAGQGTGPHAAAAAEVSHPAKQGLVQAFSVYIDTLLVCTATAFMILFTGSFNTEGPDGTMLANNLDGIEAGPGYTQAAIESVIPGFGASFVAIALFFFAFTTIMAYYYMAETNVAYLLRGKNSKAAMVVLKVVLLGATFYGAVREAALAWALGDIGLGLMVWLNLIAILILAKPALKALKDYEEQKKQGLDPVFNSKKLGIKNAEFWEQEYKVEDKENAS, encoded by the coding sequence GTGGAAGAATTCGTTGGCAAGCTCGTAGGGATCCTTTGGTCCCCGGTCATGATTTATTTTTGTTTGGGCGTAGGCTTACTATTTTCTATTTTAACGAAGTTTTTGCAGGTCCGGTTGATTAAAGATATGATTGTTCAAATGTTTAAGGGTGGAAGCTCAAGTGCAGGGGTGTCTTCATTCCAGGCTTTGGCTCTTTCATTATCCGGACGTGTAGGAACGGGTAACATCGCCGGTACGGCTACTGCCATCGCCTTTGGTGGTCCCGGAGCCGTCTTCTGGATGTGGGCGATTGCCTTCATCGGTGCAAGCAGTGCCTTTATTGAGTCGACATTAGCTCAAATTTATAAGGTGAAGCAGGACGGGGAATACCGTGGTGGACCAGCCTATTATATTGAAAAGGGTATTGGATGGAAGTGGTATGCCGTACTATTCTCATTTGCGACATTACTCGCTATGAGCATCCTAATGCCGGGGATCCAGTCAAACTCCATAGCATTAGGACTGGAGAATGCATTTGGTCTTAATACGACGGTCACAGGTATCGGTCTTGTCGTATTAATTGGGGTCATCATCTTTGGGGGAGTCAAACGTATTGCGGGAGTGGCTTCATACGTCGTGCCGTTCATGGCCATTGCATATATTCTTCTTTCCCTTATCATCGTCGGAATGAATATTGCGGAAATCCCGGCTGTCTTTGGCCTTATTTTCAGAAGTGCATTCGGTGCCGATTCTGTATTCGGCGGAATCATCGGTATGGCTGTTTCATGGGGAGTAAAACGCGGAATCTATTCCAACGAAGCAGGTCAAGGAACAGGACCCCATGCTGCTGCGGCGGCAGAGGTTTCCCATCCGGCGAAACAAGGATTGGTTCAAGCTTTTTCGGTTTATATTGATACCCTTCTTGTTTGTACGGCAACAGCATTCATGATCCTGTTTACGGGCTCATTCAATACGGAAGGTCCTGACGGGACGATGCTTGCCAACAATCTGGATGGTATCGAAGCGGGTCCTGGTTATACACAGGCTGCCATTGAATCCGTCATTCCTGGATTCGGGGCATCATTCGTCGCGATCGCTTTATTCTTCTTTGCCTTTACGACGATCATGGCCTACTATTACATGGCTGAGACGAATGTGGCTTACTTGTTGAGAGGCAAGAATTCAAAGGCGGCCATGGTGGTCCTGAAGGTAGTCCTTCTTGGAGCCACTTTCTACGGAGCGGTAAGAGAAGCGGCCCTTGCGTGGGCGTTGGGAGATATCGGCCTTGGCCTTATGGTATGGCTGAACCTGATCGCGATCCTCATCCTTGCCAAACCGGCACTTAAAGCGTTGAAGGATTACGAAGAACAGAAGAAGCAGGGACTTGATCCGGTCTTTAACTCGAAAAAACTCGGTATCAAAAATGCAGAGTTCTGGGAGCAGGAATACAAAGTCGAAGATAAAGAAAATGCATCATAA
- a CDS encoding alpha/beta-type small acid-soluble spore protein: protein MSKRKLLVPESRAAMDELKARVSGTLDPKEAKYEVAKEQGIPLQRGYNGKLTSEQAGKVGGSIGGNMVKELVRMAQENMSKK, encoded by the coding sequence ATGTCGAAAAGAAAACTTCTCGTCCCTGAATCCCGAGCCGCAATGGATGAGCTCAAAGCGAGAGTATCGGGTACCCTGGATCCAAAAGAAGCCAAATATGAAGTCGCAAAGGAACAGGGAATCCCCCTTCAAAGAGGTTATAATGGGAAATTAACGTCCGAACAAGCGGGGAAAGTCGGTGGGTCGATCGGTGGTAATATGGTGAAGGAACTTGTCAGAATGGCTCAGGAGAATATGTCGAAAAAATGA
- a CDS encoding uracil-DNA glycosylase, producing the protein MRVIPETLVNLCKERMEGYNCEGFVYGRGPMNPAIMIVGEAPGETEIHNGMPFSGRAGKVLDQFFHYLGIGREDIYFTSTVRSRPYKIVQKKTVDNEMIEKKYNRAPNLKEQLAHAPILDYELQHVKPKQLVTLGNIGLQRLLGRKYTISDCHGQLIQSKVRRLKEFDSNEWTWSEETYSIFPTFHPASIFYNRSLEKDIYEDLDHLKDILHKKKS; encoded by the coding sequence ATGCGCGTGATACCGGAAACACTGGTGAATCTGTGTAAAGAGCGGATGGAAGGGTATAACTGTGAAGGCTTTGTCTATGGGAGGGGACCGATGAACCCTGCCATCATGATTGTAGGGGAGGCACCGGGGGAAACCGAAATTCATAATGGGATGCCCTTCAGCGGGAGAGCCGGTAAGGTGCTGGATCAGTTCTTTCATTACCTCGGTATAGGAAGGGAAGACATATACTTTACCTCTACTGTCAGAAGCAGGCCTTACAAAATCGTACAAAAGAAGACCGTGGACAATGAAATGATCGAAAAGAAATACAACAGGGCGCCGAATCTTAAGGAACAGCTGGCCCATGCACCGATATTGGATTATGAGCTCCAACATGTGAAGCCGAAACAGCTTGTCACATTGGGGAATATAGGGTTGCAAAGGCTGCTGGGGAGGAAATATACGATTTCGGACTGTCACGGCCAGTTGATTCAGTCGAAGGTCAGGCGGTTGAAAGAATTCGATTCCAACGAATGGACCTGGAGCGAGGAAACCTACTCCATCTTTCCAACCTTTCATCCAGCTTCGATTTTCTATAATCGTTCGTTGGAAAAAGACATCTATGAGGATCTTGACCACTTGAAAGATATACTACACAAGAAGAAAAGCTGA
- a CDS encoding pyridoxamine 5'-phosphate oxidase family protein: MSQAELKQQILKVLDESKVGTLATVKNNKPHSRYMTFSHDELTLYTPTSNETHKTDEIEDNPNVHILLGYEGEGYGDTFVEIEGRASVEDSAHYKEKLWNDHMKRWFEGPDDPNYIVLKIQPTAIRLMNDEEDSPQSLEL; the protein is encoded by the coding sequence TTGTCACAAGCCGAATTGAAACAACAAATCTTAAAGGTTCTTGACGAAAGCAAAGTAGGTACGCTGGCGACTGTGAAGAATAATAAGCCTCATTCCCGCTATATGACGTTCTCACATGATGAACTCACTTTATATACGCCAACGAGCAATGAAACGCATAAAACCGATGAAATCGAAGATAATCCCAATGTCCACATCCTCCTTGGCTATGAAGGGGAAGGATACGGCGACACATTCGTTGAAATCGAAGGACGCGCTTCCGTCGAAGATTCTGCCCATTACAAAGAAAAACTATGGAATGACCATATGAAGAGATGGTTTGAAGGCCCGGACGATCCCAATTACATCGTCCTGAAAATCCAGCCGACAGCCATTCGTCTGATGAACGATGAAGAAGATTCGCCGCAGTCGCTTGAATTATAA
- a CDS encoding ABC transporter ATP-binding protein, with protein MSRHIRKKLGENDKAKDAKGTLRRLWSYLSKMKIILYLVILMVFISSAAALLGPFLVGKAIDDYIVTKETSGLVGLITGLIAVYILHSLSVWFQNYWMIGVAQDTVYRLRKDLFHQLHQLSIPFFDKRKHGELMSRVTNDIDNVSATLNSSFIQIISSVLTLVGTVSIMLWLSPLLTLITLTIVPLMVFGMKWITKRTGRLFKQYQHNIGELNGYIEETISGHSIIKTFSREETAIKEFGEKNQRLKTAAYWADTYSGFIPKLMNVLNNLSFAVIAGVGGVFALNGMITIGVIVIFAEYARQFTRPLNELANQYNTLLSAIAGAERVFQILDEEEEAKDEGDAVEIESVEGKVEFQHVSFSYEKGEQTLEDVSFSIRPGETVALVGPTGAGKTTITNLLSRFYELNEGRIEIDGQNIQAIKRKSLRQQMGFVLQDSFLFQGTIADNIRYGRLDASDDEVKDAAKLANAHTFIEKMPEGYDTMLRADGSGISQGQKQLLSIARAILSNPSILILDEATSSIDTITELKIQDALKRLMNGRTSVVVAHRLNTIRQADQILVLDGGRIIEQGTHDELLETKGFYHGLYHSQLKESG; from the coding sequence ATGTCTAGGCATATACGAAAGAAACTGGGGGAGAACGACAAGGCGAAAGATGCAAAAGGCACACTCAGGCGTCTGTGGAGCTACCTTTCCAAAATGAAGATTATTTTGTATTTGGTCATTTTAATGGTGTTCATCAGTTCGGCAGCGGCACTTCTCGGACCCTTCCTTGTAGGGAAGGCGATTGATGACTATATCGTCACGAAGGAGACCTCGGGGCTGGTGGGACTGATTACAGGCTTGATTGCGGTGTACATCCTGCATTCTCTGTCCGTGTGGTTCCAGAATTATTGGATGATCGGTGTCGCGCAGGATACGGTCTACAGGTTGCGGAAGGACCTCTTCCATCAATTGCATCAACTCTCCATCCCATTCTTTGATAAACGGAAGCATGGCGAACTGATGAGCAGGGTGACCAATGATATTGACAATGTGAGTGCCACCTTGAATAGCTCGTTCATTCAAATCATATCCAGTGTCCTTACATTAGTGGGGACCGTCTCGATCATGCTTTGGTTAAGCCCGCTCCTCACTCTCATTACCTTGACCATTGTCCCGCTCATGGTCTTTGGCATGAAGTGGATCACGAAACGGACAGGCCGTTTATTTAAACAATATCAGCATAATATCGGTGAATTGAACGGATATATCGAAGAAACGATCTCTGGTCACAGCATCATCAAAACGTTTTCCAGGGAAGAAACGGCCATCAAAGAATTCGGTGAAAAGAATCAGAGGCTAAAGACAGCTGCTTATTGGGCGGATACGTATTCCGGTTTCATCCCGAAACTAATGAACGTTCTGAATAATCTCAGCTTTGCCGTGATTGCCGGAGTAGGAGGTGTCTTTGCCCTGAATGGCATGATCACGATCGGTGTCATTGTCATATTCGCAGAGTATGCCAGGCAGTTCACGCGGCCACTGAATGAGCTTGCGAATCAGTATAATACGCTCCTCTCAGCGATTGCAGGTGCCGAGCGTGTATTTCAAATTTTAGATGAAGAAGAAGAAGCGAAGGACGAAGGAGATGCCGTGGAAATCGAGTCCGTTGAAGGAAAGGTCGAGTTTCAACATGTTTCGTTCTCCTATGAAAAAGGAGAACAGACCCTTGAGGATGTATCCTTTTCCATACGACCCGGTGAAACCGTTGCCCTGGTCGGACCGACAGGGGCTGGTAAGACAACGATCACGAATCTCCTATCCCGGTTTTATGAATTGAATGAAGGCAGGATAGAGATCGACGGCCAAAATATTCAGGCCATCAAACGTAAAAGCTTACGTCAACAGATGGGCTTCGTTCTACAGGATAGCTTCCTCTTCCAGGGGACGATTGCCGACAATATCCGTTATGGCCGGCTCGATGCGAGCGATGACGAAGTGAAGGATGCCGCTAAGCTTGCCAATGCCCACACCTTCATTGAGAAGATGCCCGAGGGCTACGATACGATGCTGAGGGCGGATGGAAGCGGAATCAGTCAGGGTCAGAAACAGCTGCTGTCCATTGCGAGGGCCATCCTTTCCAATCCGTCCATCCTGATCCTGGATGAAGCAACGAGCAGTATCGACACGATTACGGAGCTGAAGATCCAGGATGCCCTCAAACGGTTGATGAACGGACGGACGAGCGTGGTGGTGGCGCATCGCCTTAACACGATCCGGCAGGCTGATCAAATCCTGGTCCTTGATGGAGGAAGAATCATTGAACAGGGCACTCATGATGAACTTCTTGAGACGAAGGGCTTTTATCATGGGTTGTATCACAGCCAGTTGAAGGAGAGCGGTTGA
- a CDS encoding ABC transporter ATP-binding protein has translation MAVAWSLMLVELAVELLNPLFMARIIDEGILNKDLDTVLKWGFIMVGMSLVAFFSGVTNSFFAAHTSQGFGYDVRESLYRKVQSFSFASFNKLPASSLITRMTNDVRQLQNTIFMSLRIMLRAPLLVVGSTIMALIVNARLALILIVVIPVLWLFLFWVLKRGWSLFERVQSRLDKVNEVMKENLSGMRLIKAYTRSNHEESRFHEANVDLKDRTVRALRFMEIIMPLLMLVMNLALLSVLWFGSIDVASGGTKVGEVVAIVTYVTRISSVFSIFSFIITSFSRARASAERVEEVLESEIDLKDGEDVDSRNKVVRGEISFKDVSFQYPSTRGKVLRDVSFTVEAGQTVSILGATGSGKSSLFQLIPRLYDATEGAVQLDGREIRTIPLAKIRKNIGYVPQEVILFSGSVSENLLWGKEDATREEMIQAAKDAQIHETILNLTNGYDTVLGQKGVNLSGGQKQRLSIARALIRKPKILLLDDSTSALDLKTESKLLQALKKYECTTMIITQKVSTAMESDCILLLEDGVLIGEGTHESLVEDSVLYQQIYQSQFGEGEIHHV, from the coding sequence ATGGCCGTTGCCTGGAGTCTGATGCTGGTAGAGCTTGCAGTAGAACTGTTGAATCCGCTGTTCATGGCGCGGATCATCGATGAAGGAATTCTGAATAAAGATTTGGACACCGTGTTGAAATGGGGATTCATCATGGTCGGGATGTCTCTCGTAGCCTTCTTTTCAGGTGTGACGAATTCATTTTTTGCGGCACATACGAGTCAGGGATTCGGGTATGATGTGCGGGAAAGCCTGTATAGGAAAGTTCAGTCGTTTTCGTTTGCGAGTTTTAATAAGCTTCCGGCCTCTTCTCTCATCACGAGGATGACGAATGATGTCAGGCAGCTCCAGAATACGATCTTCATGAGCCTCAGGATCATGCTAAGGGCTCCATTGCTTGTAGTGGGTTCCACCATCATGGCCCTGATCGTCAATGCCCGGCTTGCGCTGATTCTAATCGTTGTGATTCCGGTGTTATGGCTGTTCCTGTTTTGGGTGTTGAAACGCGGGTGGAGTCTGTTTGAAAGAGTTCAATCAAGGCTCGATAAAGTAAACGAGGTCATGAAGGAAAACCTTTCCGGAATGAGATTGATCAAAGCGTATACAAGGAGTAATCATGAAGAAAGCCGATTTCATGAAGCGAATGTAGATTTGAAGGATCGAACGGTACGTGCCCTCAGGTTCATGGAAATCATTATGCCTCTCTTGATGCTTGTCATGAACCTTGCCCTTCTTTCCGTTCTATGGTTTGGAAGTATTGATGTGGCCTCAGGTGGTACCAAGGTTGGGGAAGTAGTAGCGATTGTCACCTATGTCACGAGAATCTCATCTGTATTTTCCATATTCTCTTTTATCATCACCAGTTTTTCAAGAGCAAGGGCTTCTGCTGAAAGGGTCGAGGAAGTACTTGAATCGGAGATCGACTTGAAGGATGGAGAGGATGTAGACTCCCGCAACAAAGTGGTCAGAGGAGAAATATCGTTTAAGGATGTATCGTTTCAATATCCATCCACCAGGGGGAAGGTGCTTCGGGATGTTTCCTTTACGGTGGAAGCGGGACAAACCGTTTCCATATTGGGGGCTACGGGATCAGGTAAAAGTTCACTGTTTCAGCTCATCCCCCGTCTGTATGATGCAACAGAAGGGGCCGTTCAATTGGACGGGCGGGAAATCCGGACCATTCCTTTGGCTAAAATAAGAAAAAATATCGGATATGTCCCTCAGGAAGTCATCCTATTCTCCGGATCGGTTTCAGAAAATCTCTTGTGGGGAAAGGAAGATGCCACAAGGGAAGAAATGATTCAAGCGGCAAAAGATGCCCAAATCCATGAAACCATCCTGAATCTCACGAACGGATATGATACGGTCCTCGGGCAAAAAGGGGTCAACCTTTCTGGGGGTCAGAAACAAAGGCTTTCCATTGCCAGGGCCCTCATTCGAAAACCGAAGATCCTCCTGCTGGACGACAGTACGAGTGCATTGGACTTGAAAACGGAGTCGAAGCTCCTTCAAGCATTGAAGAAATATGAGTGTACCACGATGATCATTACACAAAAGGTCAGTACGGCGATGGAATCTGATTGTATCCTGCTTCTGGAAGATGGCGTATTGATCGGAGAAGGGACTCACGAGTCACTCGTAGAGGATTCCGTCCTCTATCAACAGATTTACCAGTCTCAATTCGGAGAGGGGGAAATCCATCATGTCTAG
- a CDS encoding threonine/serine exporter family protein, protein MHIIEQLVTSFISAAAFGIIFNAPKQSLFKCGIVGMLGWIIYILMSLNEADTVLATLLASFVVAVVSQVFAKMYKTPVIIFSVAGIIPLVPGGLAYDAMRNFVQNDYNAAINLAAKAFMISGSIAIGLIFSEVINQVIRNARLNASARRMR, encoded by the coding sequence ATGCACATCATCGAACAATTAGTGACCAGCTTCATTTCCGCCGCTGCATTCGGGATTATCTTCAATGCTCCAAAGCAGTCCCTTTTCAAATGCGGAATTGTCGGGATGCTGGGCTGGATCATTTACATACTCATGAGTTTAAATGAAGCCGACACCGTTCTTGCCACGCTGCTTGCCTCCTTTGTGGTGGCTGTGGTGAGTCAGGTATTTGCGAAGATGTACAAAACCCCGGTCATCATCTTCTCTGTTGCCGGGATCATCCCCCTCGTACCCGGGGGCCTGGCGTACGATGCCATGAGAAATTTCGTCCAAAATGATTACAATGCCGCCATCAACCTGGCAGCCAAAGCCTTTATGATCTCCGGTTCCATTGCCATCGGGCTCATATTTTCGGAAGTCATCAACCAGGTCATCCGAAATGCGCGCCTGAACGCCAGTGCACGGAGGATGAGATAG
- a CDS encoding threonine/serine exporter family protein, which produces MEAKMIRRYDIMEVSLLAGKIMLQSGAETYRVEDTMMRIAASYGISESHSYVTPTGIIFSIETSEPTKTKLIRINERSTDLEKVTLVNSISRQISKGHLTLEEAYNALEKLDQSDLSYSFLIQVAAAAIASGCFLIMFQGMWKDFIPALITGGVGFTSLIYLHRLVPIKFFAEFLASFIIGMVSYGFVQLGIGQELDKIIIGSVMPLVPGLLITNAVRDLMAGHLVSGLSKGAEAFLTAFAIGTGIAVVFTLT; this is translated from the coding sequence ATGGAAGCAAAAATGATAAGAAGATATGACATTATGGAGGTCAGCCTGCTGGCGGGGAAAATCATGCTGCAAAGCGGGGCGGAGACGTATCGCGTCGAGGACACGATGATGCGCATCGCCGCTTCTTATGGGATATCGGAATCGCATAGCTATGTGACCCCCACTGGGATCATCTTCTCGATTGAAACGTCGGAACCGACCAAAACGAAGCTGATCCGAATTAATGAAAGGTCTACGGATCTAGAGAAAGTGACCCTCGTGAACAGCATCTCAAGGCAAATCAGTAAAGGGCATTTGACCCTTGAAGAAGCATACAATGCACTTGAAAAGCTGGATCAGTCCGATCTATCTTATTCCTTCCTGATTCAAGTGGCTGCGGCTGCGATTGCAAGTGGTTGTTTTCTCATCATGTTCCAGGGGATGTGGAAGGACTTCATCCCTGCTCTGATTACGGGAGGCGTCGGATTTACGAGCCTGATTTATTTACACCGCCTCGTTCCTATAAAGTTCTTCGCAGAGTTTCTTGCTTCCTTTATCATTGGCATGGTGTCCTACGGATTTGTCCAGCTCGGTATCGGACAGGAATTGGATAAGATCATCATTGGATCCGTGATGCCCCTTGTTCCCGGTCTCCTGATCACCAATGCGGTCCGGGACTTGATGGCGGGTCATCTCGTTTCGGGTCTGTCAAAGGGCGCAGAAGCTTTTTTAACGGCATTTGCCATCGGGACGGGCATTGCTGTCGTGTTTACATTAACGTAA
- a CDS encoding DedA family protein has product MTEWLINIAEEWGIWGVLFSLLIEGSAFPFIGTFFIVTMGFILHLTWLQMVFISLAGSLLYTVGSYVPYYISLRLGDKIEERLKPQKLEKLRTARKKFNRYGVWSVAIASPLHIGNVIPFLAGMARMDVKAYSLLTMLGIAPSTFLFLTIGKLYDGEKEVILEVIENYQMVVLIGFMGMTGAYIIYKRKIKRGSLPPNNPSEHKAFQEREER; this is encoded by the coding sequence ATGACGGAATGGTTGATAAATATAGCAGAAGAATGGGGGATATGGGGTGTACTGTTTTCTCTATTGATTGAAGGGAGTGCTTTTCCTTTTATTGGGACGTTCTTTATCGTAACAATGGGATTCATCCTCCACCTGACGTGGCTGCAAATGGTGTTCATATCTTTAGCGGGAAGTCTCCTATACACAGTGGGAAGCTATGTTCCTTACTATATCAGTTTAAGACTGGGAGATAAGATAGAAGAAAGGCTTAAGCCCCAGAAACTTGAGAAGCTCCGAACAGCCCGGAAAAAATTCAATCGATACGGTGTTTGGAGCGTGGCGATTGCAAGCCCGCTTCATATAGGGAATGTCATCCCGTTCCTTGCAGGTATGGCGAGAATGGATGTGAAGGCGTATTCCCTTCTTACCATGCTCGGTATTGCGCCATCCACTTTTCTGTTTTTGACTATTGGGAAATTATATGACGGGGAAAAAGAAGTGATCCTTGAAGTGATCGAAAACTACCAAATGGTTGTCCTCATAGGGTTTATGGGGATGACGGGTGCGTACATAATATATAAAAGAAAGATAAAAAGGGGGTCCCTGCCACCAAACAACCCATCGGAACATAAAGCATTCCAGGAGAGAGAGGAACGTTAA
- the thiT gene encoding energy-coupled thiamine transporter ThiT: MKNTRLVVLLEASLMAAFAVILDLLPSIKLSPSISISIAMVPIFLLSYRRGWRAGLIGGFLWGILQIALGDAWIATPVQMVIEYFIAFAFIGFAGMFAGKIQSALGSGQRPRAFFWVVLATFAGSLARYFWHFIAGFVFFAEYAPDEMSPLLFSLIVNGITMLGSAVLCSVVMVIIVNIAPRLIKVQSHQQEISRKAS; encoded by the coding sequence ATGAAAAACACACGACTTGTCGTATTGCTTGAAGCTTCATTGATGGCGGCTTTTGCGGTCATTCTCGATTTGCTGCCTTCTATTAAGCTATCACCGAGTATCTCGATTTCGATTGCCATGGTTCCGATCTTTCTATTATCTTATCGAAGAGGGTGGAGAGCCGGACTGATAGGAGGCTTTTTATGGGGGATCCTGCAGATTGCCCTCGGGGATGCCTGGATTGCGACCCCGGTCCAAATGGTGATTGAGTATTTCATCGCTTTTGCTTTTATCGGTTTTGCCGGGATGTTTGCCGGGAAAATCCAAAGCGCATTGGGAAGCGGACAACGGCCCAGAGCGTTCTTCTGGGTAGTACTGGCAACATTCGCAGGAAGCCTTGCCCGTTACTTCTGGCATTTCATCGCCGGCTTCGTGTTCTTTGCGGAGTATGCACCGGATGAGATGTCCCCGCTGCTATTTTCTCTTATAGTAAATGGGATCACCATGTTGGGGTCGGCAGTTTTATGCTCCGTTGTGATGGTGATCATCGTCAATATCGCACCAAGATTGATCAAAGTGCAGTCGCATCAACAGGAAATCAGCCGAAAGGCATCATAA
- a CDS encoding IseA DL-endopeptidase inhibitor family protein — translation MNEKFNDDFLQSLKKRPDLAPRKEFKQELKTKLLNEMSDTEKSRGKMRSLVPNILAAAFILAGVFLTFELIGIGRDGQNASREQDSIEQVEPTSQEPTELDESTADKLIGEAFSRYDHILNDEGTGETFIFEGKPYRYMSGELDSKEKVIRYLSESFTPDAAEKLIGDLPFITFKGKLAQPDVSYEPGQLWTATTAIKVRTSETMSDVTYEIPVSEGYQKASVQTFRLLYDDGWKFSVVMPFSFRKVEKVETDSRSPFTLTQEEKDAYQEFSEDPTEVHLKGLSPISLAKLYVQASLDERYDLVYEMYTDRPDYIRWTKEEDEEIPKTDRGTKENILNTFKGIENGEFIQTSDIDGYIKYDNVGEGTMGFQMIKDEDGYWSVGFMPTQ, via the coding sequence ATGAACGAAAAATTCAATGATGACTTCTTGCAATCTTTGAAAAAACGACCAGACCTTGCTCCGCGAAAAGAGTTTAAGCAAGAGTTGAAAACCAAACTATTGAATGAAATGAGTGACACGGAAAAGAGCAGGGGGAAAATGAGAAGTTTGGTTCCGAATATACTGGCAGCAGCTTTTATATTGGCGGGGGTGTTTTTGACCTTTGAACTGATAGGGATCGGAAGGGACGGTCAAAATGCTTCCCGGGAGCAAGACAGCATAGAGCAGGTAGAGCCAACCTCACAGGAACCGACTGAGCTGGATGAATCCACAGCCGACAAACTGATCGGAGAAGCGTTCTCTCGATATGATCATATCCTTAACGATGAAGGGACCGGCGAAACCTTTATATTTGAAGGAAAACCTTACCGGTATATGAGTGGAGAATTGGATTCAAAAGAAAAAGTGATCCGTTATCTATCAGAAAGTTTTACGCCTGATGCTGCGGAGAAACTCATCGGGGATCTTCCTTTCATTACGTTCAAAGGAAAATTAGCGCAGCCTGATGTATCATATGAACCTGGGCAGTTGTGGACAGCCACTACGGCAATCAAAGTGAGGACTTCAGAAACGATGAGTGATGTGACATACGAAATACCGGTTTCAGAAGGTTACCAGAAAGCAAGTGTTCAAACTTTCAGATTGCTTTATGATGATGGATGGAAGTTTAGTGTGGTGATGCCATTTTCTTTTAGAAAAGTGGAAAAGGTGGAAACAGATAGTCGCTCCCCATTCACGCTGACACAGGAAGAAAAGGACGCCTATCAGGAGTTCTCCGAAGATCCAACAGAAGTCCATTTGAAAGGACTGTCACCCATCAGTCTAGCCAAACTATATGTCCAGGCATCGCTGGACGAACGATACGACCTTGTTTATGAAATGTACACGGACAGACCGGATTATATACGATGGACAAAAGAAGAAGACGAGGAAATACCGAAAACGGACAGGGGTACAAAAGAAAATATCCTCAATACCTTCAAAGGAATCGAAAATGGTGAATTTATTCAAACAAGCGATATCGATGGCTATATCAAGTATGATAACGTCGGTGAAGGCACCATGGGCTTTCAGATGATAAAAGATGAAGACGGCTATTGGAGCGTAGGCTTCATGCCTACTCAGTAG
- a CDS encoding RNA polymerase sigma factor, producing MTLNEGQYQLEELYEKFFHDVYQYLLYFTNNSSEAEDLTQDTFMRVFKSYQSFKNQSSLKTWIISIAKRTAIDHYRKKKLISLLPDVLLNIRKSEDGLPEEEMEKNEEWEMVQAALSKLKPDYRNVVILRGLREYSVKETAEILDWKPSKVKVDYHRALNLLKKSLGNSSEKAVQVYERKIQ from the coding sequence ATGACTTTGAATGAGGGTCAATACCAATTAGAAGAGCTTTATGAAAAGTTCTTTCATGATGTCTATCAGTACTTATTGTATTTTACAAATAATTCATCTGAAGCAGAGGATTTAACGCAGGATACATTTATGAGAGTGTTCAAAAGTTATCAAAGCTTCAAAAATCAATCCTCTTTGAAAACATGGATCATCTCCATCGCCAAACGAACAGCCATCGACCATTACCGGAAGAAAAAGCTTATCTCCCTTCTCCCTGACGTCCTTTTAAATATACGTAAAAGTGAGGATGGCCTGCCGGAAGAGGAGATGGAGAAGAATGAAGAGTGGGAAATGGTTCAAGCTGCCCTTTCAAAGCTGAAACCCGATTATCGGAATGTTGTCATTTTAAGGGGGTTAAGGGAATACTCGGTCAAGGAAACAGCGGAGATCCTCGATTGGAAGCCTTCGAAGGTGAAGGTGGATTATCACAGGGCACTAAATCTGTTGAAAAAATCATTAGGAAATTCCAGTGAAAAGGCGGTGCAGGTATATGAACGAAAAATTCAATGA